The following coding sequences lie in one Zingiber officinale cultivar Zhangliang chromosome 2B, Zo_v1.1, whole genome shotgun sequence genomic window:
- the LOC122045463 gene encoding BTB/POZ domain-containing protein At1g04390-like isoform X4, translated as MGGPSKGGKGKKPEISDHLLTVRRRLHDALSLGMRVSDRKVLRWQSKDADTQTHALKTMAAFLDCTSYNLLQHPLIQDPILDTVVALGGILQSDNMRILNLAVGVTQKLVIILGNTIHQYPIIDITVSMSHLLSSSQFSLAISSAAVLNRIITSLGHTRGKVLEEVWNTLDKADSIGKVVCALQNYVAGTQPIEYFLAMACLLESILRKWPLSRYPVWSNTKLMASLQHHCADSETSVVIGALKLFSALALCGHGALKILEIKEFLSLLVENMGNSHPVGVRIEALKLCQYLSRSEDTCYLLTDSFSEPLVQGIIGSISGWKSSCSKKVPTNQLPLVLESCRAALLTRWAGKHHSFFWKHEIDRVLLDVLLGDFIVIQQAKVALSSDELVAIIYDNSADTRPFVWDILGNLAVHCEESFLSKTSGALCYLDFLISCACSVARVLMQKGYGSLSSYMNELEPVSRAVMLMVFSPCKYIASQARYHLSETLRPFGYASLEYVLASLKLNAVGDISLVSDSLHTITNLISLACYSTLPKYHLIIVNRDGVTSLSSIIKICLNSNLRISRSSNAFHLQNRYYGRECCWSNVEDLEGEEVILLYSLLALSQLIRSSNIACKNHKVALGEFGSCHVCENCNAYDLIRGLQCILSHSFGSATKWYAAYILSFSGFYGLPSKLGKRMAKAIDENELADTNLKLSSGQSLLVHAPIILARCLFLLSKSILKNAEDNECTDQTGEHHHDKLRHEIQISDRVDSGSLLKLLEYVYTGLIQVDDNLTKHVKVLAKCCSLESLYDMLSRKLPKWGARFPSYNLSEALETTGDKFSDIILEAKPTEGVAWNCSTCQSSIPHLHTHKIILSISCDYLQALFRSGMHDSYSKIIKVPVGWKALTKLVRWFYSGDLPSLNPDCIWNHLDPELQLEELKAYVELCSLAQFWCLEEVEEESFKALVPCISSLQVPSIELIRFAASLNQHKIVDAVVTGVASLYPKLREGGELEDLEEELVDLLRLQYVRYSQQSNS; from the exons AGTTTCTGACAGAAAAGTCTTGAGATGGCAATCCAAGGATGCTGACACACAGACACATGCTCTTAAAACAATGGCTGCATTTCTCGATTGTACATCATATAATTTGTTGCAGCATCCTCTTATACAG GATCCTATTTTGGATACAGTGGTTGCTTTGGGTGGAATTCTTCAATCTGACAACATGAGAATATTAAATTTGGCAGTAGGTGTGACCCAGAAATTAGTCATTATCTTAGGGAATACCATCCACCAATATCCTATTATTGATATTACTGTTTCTATGTCACACTTGTTGTCATCTTCTCAATTTTCTTTGGCAATCTCGTCTGCGGCTGTATTAAACCGCATAATTACAAGTCTAGGACATACGAGGGGCAAAGTTCTTGAGGAAGTTTGGAATACTTTGGACAAAGCTGATTCAATTGGCAAAGTTGTTTGTGCACTGCAAAATTATGTTGCTGGAACCCAACCGATTGAGTACTTCCTCGCAATGGCATGTCTTCTAGAGTCTATTCTTAGGAAATGGCCTCTATCTAGATATCCAGTTTGGAGCAATACTAAGCTGATGGCTAGTCTTCAACATCACTGTGCAGACTCTGAAACTTCAGTAGTTATTGGTGCTCTCAAATTATTTTCTGCACTAG CTCTCTGTGGGCATGGGGCACTGAAGATTCTTGAGATCAAGGAATTTCTTTCTTTACTTGTAGAAAACATGGGAAATTCCCATCCTGTGGGAGTTAGAATTGAGGCCTTAAAGCTATGCCAGTATTTAAGT AGATCTGAAGATACATGCTATCTACTAACTGACTCATTCTCAGAGCCTCTTGTTCAAGGAATAATTGGTTCAATAAGCGGATGGAAGTCTTCATGTTCTAAAAAAGTTCCAACTAATCAGTTGCCTCTTGTCTTGGAGTCATGTCGTGCTGCCCTATTAACTCGTTGGGCTGGTAAACATCATTCGTTTTTCTGGAAACATGAAATCGACAGGGTACTCCTCGATGTCCTTCTCGGTGATTTCATAGTGATTCAACAAGCCAAAGTGGCATTATCATCTGACGAGCTAGTAGCTATAATATATGATAATAGTGCTGATACAAGACCCTTTGTATGGGACATCCTTGGGAATCTTGCTGTCCACTGTGAAGAAAGCTTTCTTTCGAAAACTAGTGGAGCACTTTGCTATCTTGATTTTCTCATTTCTTGTGCTTG CTCAGTTGCTAGAGTCTTAATGCAGAAGGGATATGGGTCGTTGTCTTCCTATATGAATGAGCTTGAACCTGTATCAAGGGCGGTTATGCTGATGGTCTTTTCACCCTGCAAGTACATTGCCTCTCAGGCAAGATATCATCTTTCAGAAACTTTAAGACCTTTTGGATATGCCTCTTTGGAATACGTATTGGCTTCACTGAAACTAAATGCAGTTGGGGATATCTCTTTAGTTTCTGACAGTCTTCATACTATCACTAACCTCATAAGTTTGGCATGCTATTCAACTTTACCAAAATATCATTTGATTATTGTTAACAGAGATGGTGTAACCTCACTGTCTTCTATCATCAAGATATGCTTAAATAGTAATCTTCGTATTAGCAGGTCAAGCAATGCATTTCATCTGCAAAATCGTTATTATGGCAGAGAATGCTGTTGGAGTAATGTGGAAGATTTGGAAGGTGAAGAAGTTATATTGCTTTATAGCCTTCTGGCACTTTCTCAGCTGATAAGATCTAGCAACATTGCATGTAAGAACCATAAAGTAGCTTTAGGGGAGTTTGGTTCCTGTCATGTGTGTGAGAACTGTAATGCTTATGATTTGATTAGAGGCCTACAGTGCATCTTGAGTCACAGTTTTGGCTCTGCTACTAAATGGTATGCTGCATACATATTGAGCTTCTCTGGTTTCTATGGCttaccaagcaagcttggaaaaAGAATGGCAAAAGCAATTGATGAGAATGAATTAGCGGATactaatttaaaactttcaagtggtCAGTCTTTGCTAGTCCATGCTCCTATTATTTTGGCTAGGTGTCTGTTCTTGCTTTCCAAATCTATTTTGAAGAATGCAGAGGATAATGAATGCACAGATCAAACAGGCGAACATCATCATGACAAATTGAGGCATGAGATTCAAATTTCAGATCGCGTAGATAGTGGTTCTCTTCTAAAACTTTTGGAATATGTGTATACAGGATTGATACAAGTGGATGATAACCTCACAAAACATGTGAAAGTGCTTGCGAAATGCTGTAGCTTGGAGTCCCTGTATGACATGCTTAGCCGAAAGCTTCCAAAGTGGGGTGCTCGATTCCCCAGCTACAATTTATCTGAAGCACTTGAAACAACAGGAGATAAGTTTTC AGACATTATTCTTGAAGCAAAGCCAACGGAGGGCGTTGCTTGGAATTGTAGCACATGCCAATCTTCAATTCCACATCTGCATACTCACAAAATCATATTGTCAATCTCTTGTGATTATCTACAGGCTCTCTTCCGCTCAGGGATGCACGACAG TTACTCTAAAATTATCAAGGTTCCTGTTGGCTGGAAAGCATTAACCAAATTAGTCCGTTGGTTTTATTCGGGAGACCTGCCGAGTCTTAATCCCGACTGTATCTGGAACCATTTGGACCCAGAGTTGCAGCTCGAGGAGCTGAAGGCATACGTAGAGCTTTGTTCACTTGCTCAATTCTGGTGCTTGGAAGAAGTTGAAGAAGAGAGTTTTAAAGCACTTGTACCATGCATAAGTTCACTCCAAGTGCCATCAATCGAGCTTATTCGTTTTGCTGCGAGCCTCAACCAGCATAAGATCGTCGATGCTGTGGTCACTGGTGTTGCTTCTCTCTATCCCAAGTTGCGAGAAGGTGGTGAACTCGAAGACCTCGAAGAGGAGCTTGTTGatctgctacggctgcaatatgTTCGGTACTCTCAGCAAAGTAACTCTTAA